The following are from one region of the Staphylococcus schleiferi genome:
- the rplL gene encoding 50S ribosomal protein L7/L12, with protein sequence MANQEQIIEAIKEMSVLELNDLVKAIEEEFGVTAAAPVAAAGAAGGDAAAEKTEFDVELTSAGSSKIKVVKAVKEATGLGLKDAKELVDGAPSIIKEALPKEEAEKLKEQLEEVGASVELK encoded by the coding sequence ATGGCTAATCAAGAGCAAATCATTGAAGCAATTAAAGAAATGTCTGTTTTAGAATTAAATGACTTAGTTAAAGCAATCGAAGAAGAATTTGGTGTAACTGCAGCAGCACCAGTTGCAGCAGCAGGTGCTGCTGGTGGAGACGCAGCAGCAGAAAAAACTGAATTTGACGTTGAGTTAACTTCAGCTGGTTCATCTAAAATCAAAGTTGTTAAAGCTGTTAAAGAAGCAACTGGTTTAGGATTAAAAGACGCTAAAGAATTAGTTGACGGTGCTCCAAGCATCATCAAAGAAGCTTTACCAAAAGAAGAAGCTGAAAAACTTAAAGAACAATTAGAAGAAGTTG
- the rplJ gene encoding 50S ribosomal protein L10: MSGIIEAKKQQVDVITDQLKSSVSTVVVDYRGLTVAEVTELRKQLREAGVQYKVYKNTMLRRAAEQAGIEGLDEFLTGPTAVAFTTEDVVAPAKVIAGFAKEHEALEIKTGIMEGSIITADEVKTVGSLPSHEGLVSMLLSVLQAPMRNFAYAVKAVGENKEENAE; encoded by the coding sequence ATGTCTGGAATCATTGAAGCGAAAAAACAACAAGTTGACGTCATTACTGATCAACTTAAAAGTTCTGTTTCTACAGTAGTTGTTGACTACCGTGGTTTAACAGTAGCAGAAGTAACTGAATTACGTAAACAATTACGTGAAGCTGGTGTTCAGTACAAAGTATACAAAAACACTATGTTACGTCGTGCAGCAGAACAAGCTGGCATTGAAGGTTTAGACGAGTTCTTAACTGGACCTACAGCAGTAGCATTCACTACTGAAGACGTTGTAGCCCCAGCTAAAGTCATCGCTGGATTCGCTAAAGAACACGAAGCTTTAGAAATCAAGACGGGTATCATGGAAGGTAGTATCATTACTGCTGACGAAGTGAAAACAGTTGGTTCATTACCATCACACGAAGGTCTTGTATCAATGCTTCTTTCTGTATTACAAGCGCCAATGCGCAACTTTGCTTATGCAGTTAAAGCTGTTGGAGAAAACAAAGAAGAAAACGCAGAATAA